A single genomic interval of Lacrimispora sphenoides JCM 1415 harbors:
- a CDS encoding vitamin B12 dependent-methionine synthase activation domain-containing protein: MEISRREIRRYLGYGKNEGDEAVNTLIEECIRELMAAASPKSISRVYPLELLSDDWIDFTVFKTRSRNLSRNLQDCEQVILFAATLGAGVDVLLHKYTKLQMSKAVTMQAAATAMIEEYCDEENRKLKEEYEDRQLYLRPRFSPGYGDFPLECQKDITTVLETPKRIGIMLTDSLLMTPSKSVTAVMGVSGKPYRCEIKGCESCGKTDCAYRRD, encoded by the coding sequence ATGGAAATCAGCCGAAGAGAGATCCGGCGATATCTGGGATACGGGAAAAATGAAGGTGATGAAGCCGTAAATACCCTGATTGAGGAATGTATCAGGGAGCTAATGGCTGCGGCATCTCCTAAAAGCATAAGCCGGGTATATCCCCTGGAGCTGCTTTCTGATGACTGGATCGATTTTACCGTATTTAAGACCAGAAGCCGTAATTTAAGCCGTAATTTACAGGACTGTGAACAGGTGATCTTATTTGCCGCTACGTTAGGTGCAGGGGTGGATGTGCTGCTGCATAAGTATACAAAACTGCAGATGAGCAAGGCGGTCACCATGCAGGCAGCGGCCACCGCCATGATTGAGGAATATTGTGATGAAGAGAACCGGAAGCTGAAGGAGGAGTATGAGGACAGGCAGCTGTATTTAAGACCCAGGTTCAGCCCGGGCTACGGAGACTTCCCTTTAGAATGCCAGAAGGATATTACGACAGTTTTAGAAACGCCTAAAAGGATCGGTATCATGCTGACGGACAGCCTTCTCATGACCCCTTCCAAGTCTGTCACTGCGGTGATGGGAGTCAGCGGAAAGCCTTACCGTTGTGAGATAAAGGGATGCGAATCCTGTGGAAAAACGGACTGTGCATACCGGAGAGATTAG
- the metF gene encoding methylenetetrahydrofolate reductase [NAD(P)H], with product MKIKDILSQGKPTLSFEVFPPKTEDKYESVEQAASEIAKLKPAFMSVTYGAGGGTSQYTVDIASALHHQHHVTALAHLTCVTSTKEKVHQVLGELKEAGIENVLALRGDMPTDAPAKKEYHYASELIREIKEAGDFCIGAACYPEGHVESVSKTIDMDYLKQKVEAGCDFVTTQMFFDNNILYNYLYRIREKGITVPVVAGIMPVTNVKQIIRSCQLSGTYLPSRFKAIVDRFGDNPAAMKQAGIAYATEQIIDLIANGVNAIHVYSMNKPDVALKIKENLSEIL from the coding sequence ATGAAAATTAAAGATATATTGAGCCAGGGAAAGCCAACCCTATCCTTTGAAGTGTTTCCTCCCAAAACTGAGGATAAATATGAGTCAGTGGAACAGGCTGCGTCAGAGATCGCAAAGCTGAAACCAGCTTTTATGAGCGTCACTTACGGAGCAGGCGGAGGAACCAGCCAATATACCGTTGATATCGCTTCTGCACTCCATCACCAGCATCATGTGACGGCTCTGGCTCATTTAACCTGTGTAACCTCTACCAAAGAAAAGGTACACCAGGTTCTTGGTGAACTGAAAGAGGCTGGAATTGAAAATGTGCTTGCTCTCAGGGGAGATATGCCTACCGATGCTCCTGCTAAAAAGGAATACCATTACGCCTCTGAGCTGATCAGGGAGATAAAGGAAGCCGGGGATTTCTGCATTGGCGCGGCCTGCTATCCGGAAGGTCATGTGGAATCCGTCAGCAAGACCATTGATATGGATTACTTAAAACAGAAAGTGGAAGCAGGCTGCGATTTCGTTACCACCCAGATGTTTTTTGACAATAATATTTTATACAATTACCTGTATCGCATCCGGGAAAAAGGAATTACGGTTCCGGTCGTTGCAGGAATCATGCCTGTCACCAATGTAAAGCAGATCATCCGAAGCTGCCAGCTGTCAGGTACCTATCTGCCTTCCCGTTTCAAGGCTATAGTGGACAGGTTCGGAGATAATCCGGCAGCCATGAAGCAGGCGGGAATTGCTTATGCCACAGAACAGATCATTGACCTTATCGCCAACGGAGTGAATGCCATCCATGTTTATTCCATGAATAAGCCGGATGTGGCGTTAAAAATCAAGGAGAACCTTTCCGAGATATTGTGA
- the ftsZ gene encoding cell division protein FtsZ translates to MLEIKINEADNAARILVIGVGGAGNNAVNRMIDENIAGVEFLGINTDKQALQFCKAPTAMQIGEKLTKGLGAGAKPEIGEKAAEENADELAQTMKGADMVFVTCGMGGGTGTGAAPVVAKIAKDMGILTVGVVTKPFRFEARTRMSNAVNGIERLKESVDTLIVIPNDRLLEIVDRRTTMPDALKKADEVLQQAVQGITDLINVPGLINLDFADVQTVMTDKGIAHIGIGRAKGDEKALEAVKQAVSSPLLETTIEGASHVIINISGDISLVEANEAASYVQEMAGDDANIIFGAMYDENAHDEASITVIATGLDMQAETPVSKVMTNFSNSNYKQPKAPAQTQAGNQEAAATAATPGYNQNYNPNYGNANYSNPAYNNQNYPNNNSNYNNQNYGNQNYGSGNYQKPNYAGQNNPQGTPQGGGQPYRPTVNKEVQINIPDFLRNKR, encoded by the coding sequence TTGTTAGAGATTAAGATAAATGAGGCGGACAATGCCGCAAGAATTCTGGTAATCGGAGTAGGCGGTGCTGGAAATAATGCGGTCAACCGCATGATTGATGAGAATATAGCTGGTGTGGAATTTCTAGGAATCAACACGGACAAGCAGGCTTTACAGTTTTGTAAGGCTCCTACAGCCATGCAGATCGGAGAGAAACTGACCAAAGGTCTTGGTGCAGGTGCCAAGCCCGAGATCGGTGAAAAAGCGGCAGAGGAGAATGCGGACGAGCTGGCTCAGACCATGAAGGGCGCGGATATGGTATTCGTTACCTGCGGAATGGGAGGCGGTACCGGTACCGGAGCTGCACCTGTTGTGGCTAAGATCGCAAAAGATATGGGCATTCTAACCGTTGGTGTTGTAACAAAGCCATTCCGCTTTGAAGCAAGAACCCGTATGAGCAATGCCGTTAACGGTATTGAGCGTTTAAAAGAGAGCGTAGATACATTAATCGTTATCCCTAATGACCGTCTTCTGGAAATCGTAGACAGACGTACTACCATGCCGGATGCCTTAAAGAAGGCAGATGAAGTCCTTCAGCAGGCCGTACAGGGTATTACGGATTTAATTAATGTACCCGGACTTATTAACCTGGACTTTGCAGATGTACAGACTGTCATGACAGATAAGGGCATTGCCCACATCGGTATCGGAAGGGCAAAGGGTGATGAGAAGGCATTAGAAGCCGTGAAGCAGGCGGTATCCAGTCCATTGCTTGAAACTACCATTGAGGGCGCTTCTCACGTCATCATCAACATTTCCGGTGATATCAGCCTGGTTGAGGCCAATGAAGCAGCCAGCTACGTTCAGGAGATGGCAGGAGATGATGCCAATATTATCTTTGGAGCAATGTATGATGAGAATGCTCATGATGAAGCCAGCATCACCGTGATCGCTACAGGTCTGGACATGCAGGCTGAGACTCCGGTATCCAAAGTTATGACGAATTTTTCCAACTCTAACTATAAACAGCCGAAAGCACCGGCACAGACCCAGGCCGGGAATCAGGAGGCAGCCGCCACTGCAGCAACCCCTGGATATAACCAGAATTATAATCCTAATTACGGGAATGCGAATTATTCCAATCCAGCTTACAACAATCAGAATTATCCAAATAATAACAGCAACTATAATAACCAGAATTATGGAAATCAGAACTACGGTTCAGGGAATTATCAGAAACCGAATTATGCAGGGCAGAATAACCCTCAGGGTACTCCCCAGGGAGGCGGACAGCCTTATCGCCCGACTGTGAATAAGGAAGTTCAGATCAATATTCCTGATTTTTTGAGAAATAAAAGATAA
- a CDS encoding cell division protein FtsQ/DivIB — MNDLKKSRRKIKFGITAAVILLGTAIFLSLQIRNITVSGNKKYTSEQIVDILFKDSWDRNAVFCLYKDRFKKHEQIPFVEDYKIVFLSPVRVEVIVYEKSVVGYVSYMGSYMYFDKDGIVVESSSGKLEGVPWVTGLQFGHIALHQPLPVEKGKIFNEILNLTQLLSTKAIPVDQIRYDSRGDATLVMGEIRVFLGSYDQMNGKISELKDQLPVLEGLSGILYLDTYDEAETVTSYRFVKN, encoded by the coding sequence ATGAATGATTTAAAAAAGAGCAGAAGAAAAATTAAGTTTGGAATTACAGCTGCCGTGATCTTGTTGGGAACTGCCATCTTTTTGTCGCTGCAGATCAGGAATATTACGGTGAGCGGTAATAAAAAGTATACATCGGAACAGATCGTTGATATTTTGTTCAAGGACAGCTGGGACCGGAATGCGGTTTTTTGTCTCTATAAGGATCGTTTTAAAAAACATGAACAGATCCCTTTTGTAGAAGATTACAAAATCGTATTCTTAAGCCCGGTAAGAGTGGAAGTGATCGTCTATGAGAAATCGGTGGTAGGCTATGTATCCTATATGGGCAGTTATATGTATTTTGATAAGGACGGGATCGTGGTAGAGAGCTCCAGCGGAAAACTGGAAGGAGTTCCTTGGGTCACGGGGCTGCAGTTCGGGCATATTGCCCTGCACCAGCCCCTTCCGGTGGAAAAGGGGAAGATTTTCAATGAAATTCTGAACCTGACTCAGCTTTTATCAACGAAGGCGATTCCTGTTGACCAGATCCGTTATGATTCCCGGGGGGATGCTACTCTTGTTATGGGAGAGATTCGTGTTTTCCTTGGAAGCTATGACCAGATGAATGGAAAAATCTCTGAGCTGAAGGATCAGCTTCCTGTTTTAGAAGGTTTGTCAGGGATTCTATATCTGGATACTTATGATGAGGCGGAAACAGTCACATCTTACCGTTTTGTGAAGAATTAA
- the murA gene encoding UDP-N-acetylglucosamine 1-carboxyvinyltransferase has protein sequence MSVIQVQGLRSLKGEIKIQGSKNAVLPMMAAAVLHKGTTVIHNVPRIQDVFCMLGILEHIGCICCFDGHSLTIDARDLTQAEIPEEYIKSMRSSIMLSGSLLGRTGNAVTSFPGGCSIGERPIDLHLSAFRKLGAIIEEKGDKLIVSANQLTGSHIYFPFPSVGATENALMAAVYAQGITVIHGAAKEPEIITLCEFLNNMGAKIHGTGTSILTVTGVNELCDSEFTVAGDRIVAGTYLMAVMAAEGDVVIQGIQPGHLASAISLADRMGAELKRYESCLEVSMRGRPDCVDVITEPYPGFPTDLQSQLMAVMASAKGTGRIKETIFEGRFGTAKELHKLGADIIIEGKRADIRGLYPLKGNRVTATDLRGGAALVVAGLACEGVTEIHECHHIERGYEDICRDLSSLGAAIRGMQ, from the coding sequence TTGTCAGTCATACAGGTCCAGGGGTTACGATCCTTAAAAGGTGAGATAAAAATTCAGGGTTCCAAGAATGCTGTTCTGCCCATGATGGCAGCGGCGGTTCTCCATAAAGGTACAACAGTGATTCATAATGTCCCCAGGATACAGGATGTGTTCTGTATGCTGGGGATACTTGAGCATATTGGATGTATATGCTGCTTTGACGGCCATTCCTTGACAATTGATGCTCGGGATTTGACACAGGCGGAGATACCGGAAGAGTATATAAAAAGCATGCGTTCGTCTATTATGCTCTCCGGTTCCTTGCTTGGAAGGACTGGCAATGCGGTCACCAGCTTCCCTGGAGGATGTTCCATAGGAGAGCGGCCCATAGACTTACACTTATCTGCCTTTCGGAAACTTGGTGCTATCATTGAGGAAAAAGGTGATAAGCTTATAGTGTCCGCAAATCAGTTGACGGGCAGCCATATTTATTTTCCCTTTCCCAGCGTGGGAGCTACGGAAAATGCCCTGATGGCAGCTGTGTATGCCCAGGGGATTACCGTGATACATGGAGCAGCAAAGGAGCCGGAGATCATCACCCTATGTGAATTTTTAAACAATATGGGGGCTAAAATACATGGAACCGGTACTTCCATTCTGACAGTCACAGGCGTAAACGAGCTTTGTGACTCTGAATTTACTGTGGCAGGGGACAGAATTGTCGCAGGAACCTATTTAATGGCTGTCATGGCTGCTGAGGGAGATGTCGTAATACAGGGAATCCAACCCGGACATTTAGCTTCCGCCATCTCACTTGCCGATAGAATGGGCGCGGAGCTGAAACGGTATGAAAGCTGCCTGGAAGTATCCATGAGGGGACGCCCCGATTGTGTAGATGTCATAACAGAACCCTATCCGGGCTTTCCCACGGACCTTCAGTCACAGCTAATGGCGGTCATGGCATCCGCAAAAGGTACCGGCAGAATTAAAGAAACGATCTTTGAGGGAAGATTTGGAACTGCAAAGGAGTTGCATAAGCTTGGCGCAGATATTATAATAGAGGGGAAGCGTGCTGACATACGGGGACTTTATCCTTTAAAGGGAAACCGTGTAACAGCTACGGACCTGCGGGGAGGCGCGGCTCTTGTAGTTGCAGGGCTGGCATGTGAGGGCGTGACTGAGATTCATGAGTGCCATCATATTGAACGAGGATATGAAGACATCTGCCGTGACTTGAGCAGTCTTGGTGCAGCGATCAGAGGGATGCAATGA
- a CDS encoding FtsW/RodA/SpoVE family cell cycle protein: protein MAEKGPVKKKNKPRRFYDYSLLFTVIFLSVFGLVMIYSASSYAAQLKFNDAAYFMMRQAKIALAGFVIMIVISKLDYHWYAKFAVFAYALSYVLMITVSLVGRKVNGKRRWLGVGSLSFQPTEFVKIALIVMLAVLIVQMGRNINTRNGVLLVIVTTLPIAGIVAANNLSSGIIIIGIAFVMLFVACKKKWPFFACGLAGVGALAFAGPMAAVLEKLNILHDYQLGRILVWLEPEAYPSTGGYQVLQGLYAIGSGGLVGRGLGESIQKMGFVPEAQNDMIFSIICEELGLFGAVSVILIFLFMIYRFMLIADNAPDLFGALLVVGVMGHIAIQVILNIAVVTNTIPNTGITLPFISYGGTSVLFLMMEMGMVLSVSNQIKLEK, encoded by the coding sequence TATTTTTGTCTGTTTTTGGTTTGGTCATGATTTACAGCGCCAGCTCTTATGCAGCTCAGCTTAAATTCAATGACGCCGCTTATTTCATGATGAGGCAGGCCAAGATAGCCCTGGCAGGCTTTGTTATCATGATTGTGATATCCAAACTGGATTACCACTGGTACGCGAAGTTCGCTGTGTTTGCTTATGCTCTTTCTTATGTCTTGATGATTACCGTATCCTTAGTTGGACGTAAAGTAAATGGTAAGAGAAGGTGGCTGGGAGTGGGAAGCCTTTCCTTTCAGCCTACGGAATTTGTAAAAATTGCTCTGATTGTCATGCTTGCTGTTCTGATTGTTCAGATGGGAAGGAATATTAACACGAGAAATGGCGTTCTACTGGTTATTGTGACGACCCTTCCCATAGCTGGAATCGTAGCGGCAAATAACTTAAGCTCCGGAATCATCATCATTGGGATCGCTTTTGTCATGCTGTTTGTGGCATGTAAAAAGAAATGGCCGTTTTTTGCCTGTGGTCTTGCAGGCGTAGGCGCGCTGGCCTTTGCAGGACCAATGGCTGCTGTTCTGGAAAAGCTTAATATTCTTCATGATTACCAGCTGGGCCGTATCCTGGTATGGCTGGAGCCGGAGGCTTATCCCTCGACCGGAGGTTATCAGGTGCTTCAGGGGCTGTATGCCATAGGTTCCGGCGGCCTGGTAGGCAGAGGGCTGGGAGAGAGCATACAGAAGATGGGGTTTGTACCGGAAGCACAAAATGATATGATTTTTTCCATCATCTGTGAAGAGCTTGGGCTTTTCGGAGCGGTTTCTGTAATTTTGATATTCCTTTTCATGATCTACCGGTTCATGCTCATTGCGGATAATGCACCGGATTTGTTTGGGGCTTTGCTTGTTGTAGGTGTTATGGGACATATTGCCATACAGGTTATCTTAAATATTGCGGTTGTAACCAATACCATCCCAAATACCGGTATCACCCTTCCTTTTATCAGCTATGGAGGTACCTCTGTTCTTTTTCTGATGATGGAAATGGGCATGGTTTTAAGCGTTTCCAACCAGATAAAGCTGGAAAAATAA